A genomic stretch from Caloenas nicobarica isolate bCalNic1 chromosome 3, bCalNic1.hap1, whole genome shotgun sequence includes:
- the CMPK2 gene encoding UMP-CMP kinase 2, mitochondrial, with protein sequence MLHLKELVLVSAAETVLKSLQSCVPSPDVAQSSISFLSMGSCQLTVHAQNHFPEGPSPFTPVPLKREGGGRKPSPRAAALPCRASPRSQALSWPAGLVSFPAGSAAARPSALPPARLSAVMLRRCPPGPPGPQTLRCPPGPRGPPPLRRALPPAAPAVRDRLRECAARIPEAGAVLDVLENCPEHQKKGGFPVVVFEGLDATGKTTVTQAVKDTLNAVLLRSPPPCISQWRTIFDDQPAPIKRAFYAAGNYILASEIAKASTQAPVIIDRYWHSTAAYTIATEVNGKVQDLPPAHDEVYRWPEDLLKPDLVLLLTVDPEERVRRLQCRGLEKTKEEAELEANSLFRQRVEESYRRMVNPACQEVDASTSKEEVLKTVLQLIKNHCAL encoded by the exons ATGTTGCACCTGAAAGAGCTAGTTTTGGTATCTGCTGCTGAGACCGTCCTAAAGAGCCTCCAAAGCTGTGTTCCCAGTCCCGATGTGGCCCAGTCTTCCATCAGCTTCCTCAGCATGGGCAGCTGCCAACTA ACCGTCCATGCGCAGAACCATTTCCCAGAGGGACCAAGCCCGTTCACCCCAGTGCCACTAAAGCGGGAGGGAGGAGGCAGAAAACCCTCCCCGCGAGCAGCCGCCCTCCCTTGCCGGGCTTCTCCCCGTAGCCAGGCGCTTTCCTGGCCGGCCGGGCTGGTTTCGTTTCCCGCTggctccgccgccgcccgtCCGTCCGCGCTGCCGCCTGCCCGGCTCTCGGCAGTGATGCTGCGGCGctgccccccggggccgccgggtCCCCAAACCCTCCGCTgccccccggggccgcggggccccccgcccctccgccgCGCCCtaccgcccgccgcccccgccgtCCGCGACCGCCTGCGGGAG TGCGCGGCGCGGATCCCGGAGGCCGGGGCAGTACTCGACGTGCTGGAGAACTGTCCTGAGCACCAGAAGAAGGGAGGTTTTCCCGTCGTAGTTTTTGAAGGGCTGGATGCCACAG GCAAAACCACTGTAACCCAGGCTGTTAAGGACACCCTGAATGCCGTTCTGCTAAGGTCTCCACCACCTTGCATCAGCCAGTGGAGGACAATATTTGATGATCAGCCAGCACCCATTAAAAGAGCATTTTATGCTGCGGGCAACTACATTCTTGCTTCAGAAATAGCAAAAGCATCCACTCAGGCACCTGTGATCATAGACAG ATactggcacagcacagctgcctaCACAATTGCCACTGAAGTAAATGGGAAAGTGCAGGATCTTCCACCAGCTCATGATGAGGTGTACCGGTGGCCTGAGGATCTGCTTAAACCTGATCTTGTTCTTCTCCTGACTGTTGATCCTGAGGAGCGAGTCCGTAGACTTCAGTGTCGAGGgctggagaaaacaaaggaggaaGCTGAGCTGGAAGCTAACAGTTTGTTTCGCCAAAG agTTGAAGAGTCATACAGAAGGATGGTGAATCCTGCATGCCAAGAGGTTGATGCCAGCACCTCCAAGGAAGAGGTTCTCAAGACAGTGCTACAGCTAATTAAAAACCACTGTGCTTTGTGA